Proteins encoded in a region of the Takifugu flavidus isolate HTHZ2018 chromosome 8, ASM371156v2, whole genome shotgun sequence genome:
- the kcna10a gene encoding potassium voltage-gated channel subfamily A member 10: MDVALVNFESLDEFSECLENESYPNMTTALTVDMSQEHSSPGSSYLLQASPFHYSHASMWGSTSSSPAPHSQMLGVPSQTTKVQTPSRRGRSDCTSIISNWKLLLNSEGMTESETIFNQLAKECYEDLFIDKRGLDDGEQKVIINIAGLRFETQLKTLDQFPETLLGDPSKRMDYFDPMRNEYFFDRNRPSFDGILYYYQSGGKIRRPANVPLDVFADEIVFYELGNDAMEQFREDEGFIKDVKIPLPENEVYRQFWLLFEYPESSNAARGVALVSVLIIVISIIIFCIETLPEFHDDRNSVVPIMIHPFNQSIVHSSSTAPAIFDPFFILETACIAWFFFELCVRFLVCPSKRDFFHNLMNIIDIVSIIPYFVTVVTEILTMPEASSGQNMSLAILRIIRLVRVFRIFKLSRHSKGLQILGQTLKASMRELGLLIFFLFIGVILFSSAIYFAEVDEPNTQFVSIPDGFWWAVVTMTTVGYGDMCPITLGGKMVGTLCAIAGVLTIALPVPVIVSNFNYFYHRETEAEDKWPLADAVEQAMNTEPEISKGSKLSLSRANGIWECNKQR, translated from the coding sequence ATGGATGTAGCCTTGGTGAACTTTGAGAGTCTGGATGAGTTCAGCGAATGCCTGGAGAATGAGAGTTATCCTAACATGACCACAGCTCTCACAGTGGACATGTCCCAGGAACACAGCAGCCCGGGAAGCAGCTACCTTCTACAGGCCTCACCCTTCCACTACAGCCATGCCTCTATGTGGGGATCCACCTCATCTTCACCAGCACCACATTCACAAATGCTCGGGGTTCCCTCCCAAACTACAAAGGTGCAAACGCCAAGCCGGAGGGGCCGCAGTGACTGCACCAGCATCATCTCTAACTGGAAGCTACTGCTGAACAGTGAAGGCATGACAGAGAGTGAGACCATCTTCAACCAGCTCGCCAAAGAGTGTTACGAGGACCTCTTTATAGACAAGCGAGGGCTCGACGACGGAGAACAGAAAGTCATCATTAACATCGCTGGTCTTCGATTCGAGACGCAGCTCAAAACCTTGGACCAGTTTCCTGAGACCCTGCTCGGCGATCCCTCAAAGAGGATGGACTACTTTGATCCAATGagaaatgaatatttttttgATCGGAACCGGCCCAGCTTTGACGGGATCTTATATTACTATCAGTCAGGGGGTAAAATCAGACGTCCTGCTAACGTTCCCCTCGACGTGTTTGCAGATGAAATTGTTTTCTATGAGCTTGGGAATGACGCCATGGAGCAGTTCAGAGAAGACGAAGGATTTATCAAGGATGTCAAAATTCCTTTACCTGAAAATGAAGTCTACAGGCAATTCTGGCTCCTCTTTGAGTACCCGGAAAGTTCCAATGCGGCCCGAGGTGTGGCACTGGTGTCTGTTTTGATTATTGTCATATCCatcattattttctgtatagAAACTCTTCCGGAATTCCATGACGACCGAAACTCAGTCGTGCCCATAATGATACATCCATTCAACCAATCCATAGTCCATTCTTCTTCGACAGCCCCGGCCATCTTTGATCCCTTCTTCATTCTGGAGACGGCTTGCATTGCATGGTTCTTTTTTGAGCTGTGTGTTCGATTTTTGGTCTGTCCCAGCAAGAGAGACTTCTTCCACAACCTCATGAACATTATTGACATCGTATCCATCATACCTTATTTTGTTACTGTGGTAACAGAAATACTCACAATGCCAGAAGCAAGCTCTGGGCAGAACATGTCTTTGGCCATTCTTCGCATCATCCGCCTGGTTAGAGTGTTCCGTATTTTCAAACTCTCACGTCATTCCAAGGGGCTGCAGATCCTGGGACAGACCCTGAAGGCCAGCATGCGCGAGCTCGGTTTgctcattttcttcctcttcattggagtcatcctcttctccagcgCTATCTACTTCGCAGAGGTCGACGAGCCAAACACGCAGTTTGTCAGCATACCCGACGGCTTCTGGTGGGCTGTTGTAACCATGACTACTGTCGGTTATGGGGACATGTGTCCCATCACCTTGGGGGGCAAAATGGTGGGCACACTCTGTGCCATCGCGGGAGTGCTGACCATTGCTTTGCCCGTCCCTGTCATTGTTTCCAACTTTAACTACTTCTaccacagagagacagaagccGAGGACAAGTGGCCCCTGGCTGATGCTGTTGAGCAAGCCATGAATACTGAACCCGAAATCAGTAAGGGCAGCAAACTGTCACTCAGCCGAGCCAACGGCATCTGGGAGTGTAACAAACAGAGATGA